A DNA window from uncultured Methanoregula sp. contains the following coding sequences:
- a CDS encoding HEAT repeat domain-containing protein, whose amino-acid sequence MVSKSKKKPKVPAHDTAGSAGPDTAAPSDIPAEQSIDQLIRELKNPSELVRSAAAGELGHRKSEIAVKPLIAALKDPHPWVRHGAAWALGEIKSEAATDALSLALKDPDEITRGKAAEALVKIRGF is encoded by the coding sequence ATGGTTTCAAAAAGCAAAAAGAAGCCAAAGGTGCCCGCCCATGATACGGCCGGATCCGCCGGTCCGGATACTGCAGCACCTTCGGATATCCCTGCTGAACAATCCATCGATCAACTGATCCGCGAACTCAAGAATCCCAGCGAACTGGTCCGTTCCGCTGCTGCCGGGGAGCTCGGGCACCGCAAATCGGAAATTGCTGTTAAGCCGCTGATTGCAGCCCTGAAAGATCCCCATCCCTGGGTCCGTCACGGGGCTGCATGGGCGCTTGGCGAGATAAAATCCGAGGCAGCGACCGATGCACTCAGCCTGGCCCTGAAGGATCCGGATGAAATTACCCGGGGAAAAGCAGCC
- a CDS encoding PHP-associated domain-containing protein translates to MTAHESPDVRFARPYPARIRAEGFYPADMHFHTTHTDSSVSIASLLRTIRKNGAGCAVTDHNEISGALAACRERSDLLVIPGIEISTCDGPHILVYFYSPRDLEDFFVRHIKERRRESPWMLTTITTREVLEAAGGYSCLRAPAHPYGYLLFNSGLGKCIEKGYLDESLYQECDLIEGICANMARGENIRAISLATRLGLPPTGGSDGHVIFDLGSSVTCTKSGDPAQFLDELSHGRANVIGRENHLGSKMLTAAVITTRFMPWLLPSTKIHCERLVGRVDRFLSSRQEKDQER, encoded by the coding sequence ATGACTGCCCATGAATCCCCGGATGTCCGGTTTGCCCGGCCGTACCCGGCCCGGATCCGGGCCGAAGGCTTTTATCCGGCCGATATGCATTTCCACACAACCCATACGGACAGCTCGGTAAGTATTGCGTCCCTGCTCCGGACGATACGGAAGAACGGGGCCGGCTGTGCCGTGACCGATCACAACGAGATCTCCGGCGCCCTTGCCGCGTGCAGGGAGCGATCGGATCTCCTCGTCATCCCGGGTATCGAGATCAGTACCTGTGACGGCCCGCACATCCTTGTGTACTTTTACTCCCCCCGCGATCTTGAGGACTTTTTTGTCCGGCATATCAAAGAGCGCCGGCGGGAGAGCCCGTGGATGCTCACAACCATCACCACCCGGGAGGTGCTTGAAGCCGCGGGCGGATACTCCTGCCTTAGGGCCCCGGCCCACCCTTACGGCTACCTCCTCTTCAACTCGGGCCTGGGAAAATGCATTGAGAAAGGGTACCTGGATGAGTCGCTCTACCAGGAGTGCGATCTCATCGAGGGGATCTGCGCCAATATGGCCCGGGGGGAGAATATCCGGGCAATCTCCCTTGCAACAAGGCTCGGCCTTCCCCCCACCGGTGGATCGGACGGTCATGTGATATTTGACCTGGGCAGTTCGGTGACCTGCACGAAATCAGGGGATCCGGCCCAGTTTCTTGACGAGCTTAGCCATGGCAGGGCAAACGTGATCGGCCGGGAGAACCATCTTGGATCCAAGATGCTCACGGCTGCGGTCATCACAACCCGGTTCATGCCCTGGCTCCTGCCGTCGACAAAGATCCATTGCGAGAGGCTGGTTGGCCGGGTGGACCGGTTCCTCTCATCCCGGCAGGAAAAGGACCAGGAGCGGTAG
- the cls gene encoding cardiolipin synthase, with protein MAVDPLVLAIVILNICFGISIVFFERKTPEIALAWLTLLAFIPILGFLFYLAFGQNFYRARLFRIKSEDDRKVQELVAGQLTEVARLENVSKDERENKFLRVIRMLLVSNNSIVSNNNKIEIYTDGHEKFRALFAAIEQAKEFVHVEYYYISPDRLGSEMAALLTRKAKEGVEVRVLVDGLPFSVVPPAFWKPFIEAGGKKAVFFPGFLRFINFRFNNRNHRKIVVIDGKTAFCGGFNVGDEYVGRRELGLWRDTHVKIDGDAAHMLELRFLMDWNYASKDPVELSPRYFPRTGGTGSAAVQIVSSGPDHRHNQIKLAYLQLINTASESVYIQTPYFVPDASLIDALRLAAQSGIDVKIMIPCKPDHMFVYAVNHAFIRDLLDAGVKAYTYDEGFIHAKTLVIDGLVASVGSANWDVRSFKLNFETNALIYNPAYAKKLRAIFEEDLKHSTEITPESLEKRPLMEKIWEPVARLFSPVL; from the coding sequence ATGGCCGTGGACCCGCTCGTTCTCGCAATCGTGATCCTGAATATCTGTTTTGGCATCAGCATTGTCTTTTTCGAACGCAAGACCCCGGAGATCGCCCTTGCCTGGCTCACCCTCCTTGCCTTTATCCCCATTCTCGGCTTTCTCTTCTACCTCGCGTTCGGGCAGAATTTTTACCGGGCCCGGCTCTTCCGGATCAAATCGGAAGATGACCGGAAGGTCCAGGAACTGGTTGCCGGCCAGCTCACTGAAGTGGCCCGGCTCGAAAATGTAAGCAAAGACGAGCGCGAGAACAAATTTCTGCGGGTCATCCGGATGCTGCTGGTCAGCAACAACTCGATCGTCTCGAACAATAACAAGATCGAGATCTATACGGACGGGCACGAGAAGTTCAGGGCGCTCTTTGCAGCAATAGAGCAGGCAAAAGAGTTCGTCCATGTGGAATATTATTACATCTCGCCCGACAGGCTGGGCTCCGAGATGGCAGCGCTCCTCACCAGAAAAGCAAAGGAAGGCGTGGAGGTCCGGGTCCTTGTCGACGGCCTTCCCTTCTCGGTTGTTCCGCCCGCGTTCTGGAAGCCGTTCATCGAGGCCGGGGGCAAAAAAGCAGTCTTCTTCCCGGGATTCTTGCGCTTCATCAACTTCCGGTTCAACAACCGGAACCACCGGAAGATCGTTGTCATTGACGGGAAGACCGCGTTCTGCGGCGGGTTCAACGTGGGCGACGAGTACGTAGGGAGAAGAGAGCTCGGGCTCTGGCGGGATACCCACGTAAAGATTGACGGAGACGCAGCCCACATGCTGGAACTCCGGTTCCTGATGGACTGGAACTATGCCTCGAAGGATCCGGTGGAACTGTCCCCCCGGTATTTTCCCAGGACCGGAGGGACCGGTTCTGCCGCTGTCCAGATCGTGTCAAGCGGCCCGGATCACCGGCACAACCAGATCAAGCTCGCGTACCTCCAGCTGATCAATACCGCCTCGGAATCGGTTTATATCCAGACCCCGTATTTCGTGCCGGACGCAAGCCTGATCGATGCCCTGCGCCTGGCTGCGCAGTCCGGGATCGATGTGAAGATCATGATTCCCTGCAAGCCCGATCACATGTTCGTCTATGCCGTGAACCACGCGTTCATCCGGGACCTGCTCGATGCGGGGGTGAAGGCGTACACGTACGATGAGGGTTTCATCCATGCCAAGACGCTTGTCATCGACGGCCTCGTAGCCTCGGTCGGGAGCGCGAACTGGGATGTCCGCAGCTTCAAGCTCAATTTCGAGACCAATGCGTTGATCTACAACCCGGCCTATGCAAAAAAGCTCAGGGCGATCTTTGAGGAGGACCTCAAACACTCAACCGAGATCACGCCCGAATCGCTTGAGAAACGCCCGCTCATGGAGAAGATCTGGGAACCGGTTGCACGGCTCTTCTCCCCGGTGCTCTGA
- a CDS encoding PPC domain-containing DNA-binding protein produces the protein MHYKKIGSTCIIRIDRGEEVVSTLIQFCTEHEITLGTVQGIGAVNSVMIGLFETATKVYHTTTLSGDHEITSLLGNITTLEGKPYLHLHATVSDASHQTFGGHLTSAVVSGTCEVFIHIIGGQVGRMFDDDVGLNVFCI, from the coding sequence ATGCATTACAAAAAGATTGGTTCCACCTGCATAATCCGTATCGATCGCGGGGAAGAGGTCGTAAGTACACTGATACAGTTCTGCACGGAACATGAGATCACGCTTGGCACCGTCCAGGGTATTGGTGCGGTCAACAGCGTGATGATCGGGCTCTTCGAAACTGCGACAAAAGTGTATCACACGACAACATTATCAGGAGACCACGAGATCACATCGCTCCTTGGGAATATCACAACCCTTGAAGGCAAACCCTACCTCCATCTCCATGCAACCGTCTCCGATGCATCGCACCAAACCTTCGGAGGCCACCTGACGAGTGCTGTTGTCAGCGGGACGTGCGAGGTATTTATTCATATAATTGGCGGACAGGTCGGGCGGATGTTCGATGACGATGTCGGGTTGAATGTGTTTTGTATATAA
- a CDS encoding archaellin/type IV pilin N-terminal domain-containing protein, with product MDFFKNDNAFTGLEAAIVLIAFVVVAAVFSYVVLGAGFFTTQKSQEVVHTGVQQASSTLEIVGNVYGTGAATVSIDTINFSAALAPGGTPVDFDKVVITYSNASQLQTLTRGAKGSMPSAGGWSIATVQNEITNDDVLEKGEQFDIMAKPTNAIMKNDQFQMEIKPAIGAALSISRTAPPSIQAVNVLF from the coding sequence ATGGATTTTTTCAAAAATGATAATGCATTCACCGGCCTCGAGGCTGCGATTGTGCTCATCGCATTCGTTGTCGTGGCGGCGGTGTTCTCGTATGTAGTGCTCGGCGCCGGGTTCTTCACAACCCAGAAAAGCCAGGAAGTTGTCCACACCGGTGTACAGCAGGCCAGTTCAACGCTTGAGATCGTTGGCAATGTCTATGGTACGGGCGCGGCAACGGTCTCGATCGATACCATCAACTTCTCAGCGGCACTCGCTCCCGGCGGAACCCCGGTGGACTTTGATAAAGTGGTAATAACCTACAGTAATGCATCCCAGCTCCAGACGCTGACGCGGGGAGCAAAGGGGTCGATGCCGAGCGCGGGCGGATGGTCAATCGCAACCGTCCAGAACGAGATAACCAATGACGATGTCCTGGAAAAAGGCGAACAGTTCGACATCATGGCAAAACCAACCAATGCCATTATGAAAAACGACCAGTTCCAGATGGAGATCAAACCGGCCATCGGCGCAGCTCTTTCAATCTCCCGGACAGCCCCGCCTTCAATCCAGGCCGTTAATGTACTCTTCTGA